The following nucleotide sequence is from Candidatus Thermoplasmatota archaeon.
TGCCTCGCTAAATTTGATAAGCTCTGATATATTTCTTCTTCTTTTACGCCAAGCGCTTTAGCAGCTTGCGGCGTAGACCATTTGTTGGCAACGAAGTCATGACTTTTTATATATTCATAAAGTCTTTTGTCCAACTCTGTTAGATCTTCGAAGCCCATACAAAAATATATTTATATAGTGAATAATAAATCTATTGCTTGCAGGGGTACCCAAGTTTGGTCTAATGCCAAGGAGCAGAGCTCCTTTACATCTGCTCTTGACAGATCAGAGGGGCAGGGCTTAGGACCCTGTGTCGTAGGACTTCGAGAGTTCAAAGAAGCCTTTTTGGGCTGGCAAAAAGCCTGAGGCTGTTGAGAATCTCTCCCCCTGCACTACGTAATAATTTCACAACCACGCTCAGTTACTATTACAGTATGCTCAGTCTGCGCCACAACAGAGTTATCTACTTCTTGCAGTATGGGGTATCTAGCGACAATAAGCTCTTTCGTTAGCTCTCTGAGCGCAAGTTGGGGGTTATCGACTACCCCGCAGCACCAGCGCTCTGCAAAAGGTAAAGAATGAAAATTTTTTTTGATATATTCAACTAAAATTTTACCTTCTTTGCTGCGTGGCTCTCTATCTCTTACAAACCTGTAAATATTGCCGTAGCCACGTTCATTAACCTTTCCATAGCCATTAGTTGCAAAAGGCTCTATTGCCAATACCTCGCCTAGCTCTATTTTATCAGCCACAGAAGTTCTTACGTTAGGAATTGCTTTTCCACCGTGAAGCTTGTATTGACTTATTGAATGCCCCGTTAAGTTCCTTACAGATTTGAACCCTCTAGCAGTAATTACATTTTCAATGCAAGAGCCAATAACGTTAACTTCTAGGGCAGGCTTGAGCAGCTCTAGCGCTAAATTAAGTGCTTCTACACTTGCTGCGATTAAGTTTCTGTAATTGTCGGTGCCCACTTCTACGGTAATAGCGGTATCCGCAATATATCCTTCTAAATGAGTGCCTAAATCTATTTTCACAACATCGCCTTTTTTCAAAATCGACTTATCGTTAGAACTCGGAGTATAATGAGCAGTAACATTATTTATTCCTATATTTACTGGGAACGCAGGCTTTAAGCCCTTCTTTGTTATGAAGAGCTCTATCTCAGTTACAAGTTCTAAAAGCGGAATTCCCTCCACTGCAAGCTTGCTGCCGTAAGCTCTAGCTTCTGCAGCTACTCTACCAGCTACCCTGTACTTCTCTAATATCTCATTCATTGAGCGTATATCCTATAGATACTTCAGAAGTAGTTTTTAATGTTGCTGCGCCCATTTTTCTTAAGCTACTTAATTTTATTATCTCAGGCTCTAAATTATAAAGTAATTTTTTAAGTCCCTCAACATGCCCTTCGCCAACTACTGCAAGCACTTTTTTGTACTTGGAGCACAAGTTTTGGAGCATGTTTGCCATGTGTTGGTTTCGCTCGTCAATTAAAATTTTCTTTACAGTTGGAAACGCGTTACCAAAAATTTCCATATATTGGTCGTAAGTTTTTTCGAACTTTTCAAGCTCTTCTTCTAACCGCTTTTTTCTGACGAACAATCCAAAAAAGCCGCCTATCACGAGCCTGAGCCTTTCGCTCAGTGCCATACTCTTCCACAGCCTTGCAAAAATTTGTATTCCATCCATATCTATAAATTCTGTTGGAATATTGAGTGTAGCTGCAGTCTCTAGCGCAGCGAGCATTTCGCTACCCACTTTGATACCGTATTTAGAAGCAATTCTGCGCTGAAACAGTGCAAGCAATCTATAAGGTAGAGTAACATCTTTGCTCAAGTGTTGCTCCTTAATCGCTAAGTACCTAGCTCTATCAAGCTCAACGCAAATAATATCAGGCTTCTTTTCTTTAATTACCATCTCTACCTGCTCCGCGATATCAAATACGTGCGCTACACCAATTAAAGTTAGCATTTTTACTGGATATAAAACACAGACTACAAGAATTTTTCTATGAAGAATTTAAGTTTTCAGAGCTGTATATCCATGTATGCACCTAAAAATATTACCAGCATTAGTAATAGCGACTTTAATAATATCTTCAGCGGATGCAGAGCCTGTGCTCAGCAATTTCGAGCATCTAGTGCTAGCGCCGGGCGAATCAGGCAAGTTCAGATTCACGATTAACAATACTTATCCCAGCTCCATGGAGAATGTTAGTATAAGAGCTGAGATTTACAAATACAGCTCTTTTGTAGGCGATGCTAAAAATATAACTGAAATAAATAACGCGCCTGAATTGGAAAATAACATTAGAAATTTTTCGATGATTGAAAAGATTGAAAGTGTTGAGTTCTTAATTTCAACTGCACAAGCCACACCTCACGGGATCTATTTTGTAAGATTGTGGCTTGAATTCGAGTGCAATAAAACTCACTATACAATGTATTCGTTAGGCTATTTCTCTTTCGAAAGTTTAGCGCTGTACCACGAAACAGGAGCGCTCCAGGCTAATTGCAGCGGCGTAATACCAGAGAGCAGTTTTAGAGTTACTGAGCCATGTGCTTATGAGCCTGCTGTAGGGCGATTCGCGCCTCTTTGGCTACTCTGGCTTCTTATAGGCTTGATTGCCGTTTTCAGTATTTTGGCAGTAGCGCTTTATTTTAAAGAAAGGAGATAAGCTCCTCTTTTATCGAACTTGTAGGCAATACTTTTTATGTTTTGGTATTTATTAAACTTTCAACTGCTCCCAGAGCTCTACAAAGCTCTCTGTCAGCTCTTCACCAGCAGGCTTGTACTCAATTAAAAGTCTAAGTACCGCTCTTTTATCATTTATATCGTAGCTCTTTTCGCTACCCTGAGAGCCCACATTCAGCATGCCGGCTTTAACCAATTTTTTAAGATGGAATGAAAGTGTAGAGCCTGAAATATTTAACTGTGTTAGAATATCTTTGTGCCTTGAATTGGGATGCTCTAGGATGAACAGCACTATTTTAAGAGGCATTTTCTGGCGCAGCAGCGCTAGAACCCTTTTATCTCTCGCGCCAATTATTTCCTTGCCAGTGTAATATCTTTTATAGCCGCCTTCTTCAATTGCATTAATAAGTTCGTGCTTAGCCATGTAGTTTAAATGGTGCTCTACTAAACTCAGATGCATACCTAAAATTCTAGAAATTTCTCTTAGATGGATACCTTGATTGCTCTCAATTACTCTATAAATTTTTCTTCTGCTCTCTAACAGGAGTAGTTCTTCCATTTTTATTTATCTTTTTACAATTGCAAGGAACAGCATTACTAGAATAGCGCAATCGAGTAGAACAGCTAAATTAGCAGTGAGGATTGTTTGAAGAGCTGTATGGAATAAGCTCACGCTGGCGAGAGCAGCTTTTGCAAAGAATAGTAGGAATACTGCAGACACAATCAGAAATTTCGCCTTTCCAGCTCTTAGATAAGTCCGTATTGAGATTATCAAAAGAGTCAATGCGAACACTAGGTTCCAAGCGCATATAATATCTAAAATACTACTCCACATATTTACTCACTACCCAATTTCCTCATAAATATTCCGCCCAATATTACAATACCAGCTCCTAAGCATGCCAGCATAAATACGATAAGATCGTTAGCAGGTACTCCAGGTTTAGGCTTCGTTAAAGTTGTGATGAGGTCTTTAGTCTCATCAGGCCTAAGCTCAACAGATTCTGTTTTTGGAATGTAGCCCTCCTTTCTAATAGTTATATTGTAGCAGCCCGGAGCGAGATTGTAAGCTACATACCTGCCTGCGAAATCTGTTAGATAGGGCTTGTTGGCAATTATCACCAAAGCATCTTCTATACCAAAGCCTTCTTCATCTACCACTCTACCGTTAAGCACACAGTTTTGGTTTTCAGCGCTGGCAGTTAGGCTCAGGAGCCAAGCTGTTAAAAGAGCCACTAAAATACAAAATACCAACAGTGCTTTTCTTTTCATATCTTTTTCAACTCCCTTATTAAAATGGCACTGTGAATATATAAAAATTCAGCTAGTTAAACCACTATAGTGACTGCTAAACATGCAATGGTAGCTATCGTTCCTGTTATCGTAGCCATTAATTCAGCGCTCATTTGATATAACCTATCCTCTCTCAGCTCCTATTCATCTTTTACTTGAATTTCTTAGTTGCTGAGAACCTAAATCGCTACTAAAAAGCGCTTTCTATTCGAAAACTGTACATAAAACTTTATATAGTAGAACGTTAATAACAGAATTCAACTCGAGAAAATCGACTAAAAAAACCCAAAAAGGTGTGAATGAAAAAATGTCAAGAAGAGATGGGATTAGTAAGAAGTACCTTGTAGCAAGTTTGATTGGCGCAGTATTGGTTTTGGTAGTGCTTGCAGTCATTCTGCAAGCAGCAACAACTATAGAGAAGGGTATGACTGCAGATGCAGGGCTTAGCGCACCCGTATATATAAGGGCGAGCAGCAACCCCGTAGCAGTAATGAATCTAACTGTGACGAATGGTACAAGCGGTGCACTGAAGGTAGACTTTGTGAATATAACATTCACAAACGTGACGTGGTTCGATAAAAGCAATCTTTCTAGTTTAACTGCAGGCACTGACAGTGGTGTGGCTCTGTATAACGATACAAATGGCAATGGTGTTTGGGATGCAGATGAAGGTCTTGCAGAATATACTGATATACCAACTTGGACTGATGTTGATTCAGATGGTGATGGTGCTACTGACGACTGGAGAGTGAACTTTACGAATCCAGGCCCCTCTCTGATGGCGGAATGGAATTTTATCGTTGTAATCAGGACAAGCGATAGCATTAAGAACGGAACACAGTTTAATTTATCCATTCAAGCAGATCAAATAGGCGGTACTGATGAAGTAGATACGTATACGACATCACCTAGCGCTGATATCTGGCGAGATCTTACTATAACTGCAGATACGATTATACCAAGTGTTACCAATACAGCGGTTAAGTATCCCGTCTACAGAGTAAATGCACTCGGTCAGCAATATGCAAGAAGGGGCGATGTACTGAATTTGACTTGCGATGTTACTGATAATTTAGCGGGCATCGAAGCTGTAAAGATCAATACAACATTAATCAATTCTACGCTTGGCTGGGCAACAATGACTGCTGGCGCAGGTAACGAATATTACTTAGAAGTAGAAGTTGATGTTGCTGCTGACGGCTTGTTCGATTTGTATATAAATGCTACAGACAAAGCCCTTGATTTCGATGTAGACAGTGGAACAATAGGTAACCATAACACTACGGAATACATTCGAGTAAGGCTCGATACCGAGGTAGCTAATGGCACTACAAAAGCTCTAACTTGGGATGGTCATCCTTGGGTGAAAGAAAGTGGAAAGTATGCAATATTTGGGTTTAATGCAACTGCAGATGCAACAGGGTATACTCTCAAATATGTTAATGTGACTTTCACAAACGTTAAGGACTTTACAAAAGAAGACCTTCTAGCTCTAAGCACGACAAGTGGCGACTCCGGCGTCGGGATATATCGAGATGATGGCTCAAAAGATGATGTTCTTGATGGTGGAGATACTAGCTTAACCCTTACAAGCATTAGTTGGGATGGTCTTACATGCAGGATGGAGCTTTCAGAGGCTGTCCCCACGAGCGTTGCAGGTCTCTACCAATGGTTTGTTGTGATTCAGACAAACAGCACTATAACAGAAGGGGATCAATTTAAAGCTACAATCTTACCGAATGATATTGTGTATTCAGATGGTACTAAGCAGCCTCCAGAAGCTGTAGCAACTGCTACGCTAACAGCGGATGTGACAACACCGACTACGCCAACGATGAATCCGGAGCCGAAGTACACAAAAGGCGATAAAAATAACGTTTCTTGTAACGACGTTTCTGATGATGGCTCACCAACCTATTATTACTTTGAGTGCAATGATACCGAAGATTTTGGGGCACCAATTAAAAATAGCGGTTGGGTTGACGTTCCTTGGCATAGCTTTACAGATTTGAAAAATAATAAGACATATTGGTATCGGGTGCGCGCGAAAGATGCTGTGGGACATGTAAGCGCGCCTTCTACGGGGCCGCCATACAACAACTCGACTCAAGATTACTACTGGGCAGATTATCCAAATACAGTAATTGCTATAGGCGAGCCTAAGCACGGCACGGGTCCGACTTATATAAACAATACCACTCCGTTTAAGTTCACTTCCACAGATAATGTCTCGGGCGTATGGAAGATAGAGTGGAGAGTGACTAATACAAGTGGGGATGTAACTGATTGGAACGTAACTATACTTACAACAGCACCAAGCACTTTATCAGCAACAACTGGAGATTTTACCTTAGCACCTTATAATTTACCAGATGGACACTACAATATTACTTTCAGAACTTACGATTGGGCTTACAGCAATGTAACTGGCTACACAACAATACCCTCAACGCCAGACGATCCTAACATAGAGCTAAACGAAACGAAGTGGATTTATCTGGATAACACGCCGCCAGATGTTACCGCAGTCGAGGCACAAGTTACATGGGTCTCGCCAGTAGGTCAAAACTGGACTCAAGGCACTTGGAATAATGTTACATGGACTGCAACTGACGGTACCGGAGCTGGTATAAAAGCCTATAACGCTTCAATAGATAACGAGCATCCGTTTATTGAATGGATTTCTACAGGGCATGATCCGGCTACAGCATGGAAACAGGGTAGCGGATCATATAACACGTTAGAAGATCCTGAGTACTGGATTAACTGGACTGTATATTGGGCTGACGATGATGATAACAATACAGGCTGGTGCAATTGGACTGATTTAGTTAGTGGTGCAAAATATCGCTTCAATGTTACTGCGATGGACGAGCTTGGACAGATAGGAGTATATTCGTACAAGTTCCTAGAAGTTAATTCTACACAGGATAACGATGCGCCTGCTATTGCAGAAGGCTATCCTTTAATAGGCGATCCCAAATATAGAGCAACTGCTGATGACCCTTATAACGTCACAA
It contains:
- the map gene encoding type II methionyl aminopeptidase; its protein translation is MNEILEKYRVAGRVAAEARAYGSKLAVEGIPLLELVTEIELFITKKGLKPAFPVNIGINNVTAHYTPSSNDKSILKKGDVVKIDLGTHLEGYIADTAITVEVGTDNYRNLIAASVEALNLALELLKPALEVNVIGSCIENVITARGFKSVRNLTGHSISQYKLHGGKAIPNVRTSVADKIELGEVLAIEPFATNGYGKVNERGYGNIYRFVRDREPRSKEGKILVEYIKKNFHSLPFAERWCCGVVDNPQLALRELTKELIVARYPILQEVDNSVVAQTEHTVIVTERGCEIIT
- a CDS encoding TraB domain-containing protein, which encodes MLTLIGVAHVFDIAEQVEMVIKEKKPDIICVELDRARYLAIKEQHLSKDVTLPYRLLALFQRRIASKYGIKVGSEMLAALETAATLNIPTEFIDMDGIQIFARLWKSMALSERLRLVIGGFFGLFVRKKRLEEELEKFEKTYDQYMEIFGNAFPTVKKILIDERNQHMANMLQNLCSKYKKVLAVVGEGHVEGLKKLLYNLEPEIIKLSSLRKMGAATLKTTSEVSIGYTLNE
- a CDS encoding winged helix-turn-helix transcriptional regulator — encoded protein: MEELLLLESRRKIYRVIESNQGIHLREISRILGMHLSLVEHHLNYMAKHELINAIEEGGYKRYYTGKEIIGARDKRVLALLRQKMPLKIVLFILEHPNSRHKDILTQLNISGSTLSFHLKKLVKAGMLNVGSQGSEKSYDINDKRAVLRLLIEYKPAGEELTESFVELWEQLKV
- a CDS encoding carboxypeptidase-like regulatory domain-containing protein, which gives rise to MKRKALLVFCILVALLTAWLLSLTASAENQNCVLNGRVVDEEGFGIEDALVIIANKPYLTDFAGRYVAYNLAPGCYNITIRKEGYIPKTESVELRPDETKDLITTLTKPKPGVPANDLIVFMLACLGAGIVILGGIFMRKLGSE